The Ornithinibacillus sp. 4-3 region GTATCATATGAAACAGCGCGCACAATACGCAAGTAAACAAGAAGAATATAATCAACTAGAAGAACAATTAACAGTACTTCAGGAAGAAAAGAATAGCTTCTTAGAAGAAATTGAATTATTGAATAACGAGGATTATGTGTTGGAAATTGCTCGCACAAATTATTTTTTCTCGAAAAAGGGAGAACTTATTTTTAAAATTCTCGATGAAATTCCATCCTATTGACACTTTTCAGTTTTCTTAGCTATACTATAGAAAGGAAATAGTGTATTATTTTTTAAACTTTTAAGGAGGAGCATTGTTTTTATGGCAATCGAAGTAGGCAGCAAGGTTAAAGGAAAGGTAACAGGTATCACTAATTTTGGAGCTTTTGTTGAGTTAGACGAAAAAACGACAGGACTTGTTCATATTAGTGAAGTTGCTGATACCTATGTAAAAGACATTAATGAGCATTTAACAGTAGGGGATGAAGTTACTGTTAAAATTATTAATGTTGAAGATGATGGCAAAATTGGCTTATCAATAAAAAAAGCGATTGAGAAAAAGCCAGAGCGTCAACAAAGAAATCCAAAAGAGCGTACAGAAACGTTTGAAGCGAAAATGAATCGATTTTTAAAAGATTCTGAAGACCGCTTAGCCTCGTTAAAGAAGCACACGGAATCTAGACGCGGAGGTAGAGGTGCTAAACGAGGATAGCAATTGCTGTCTACGGAGAAGAGAAATGCTCGTAATGAGAATATAATGAAAGAGGCTATAGAAAGAGTAGCCCCAAAAATGGTTTCGATTATTAAAAATTAATCGAAACCATTTTTATTTGAATGGTGCAGGAGGGCGTCTAATGAAATCTAAAAAGGCTATAATTTCATTTTTATTAATAATCTTGCTACTATTTGCTTGTTCTACAGACTCAAATTTTGATATTGATGAGAATGAGATTGATCAAGTTAAGATTTCATACTTTGAGGACTTTGGCTTTTTAAATGAAGATTTCCATAGGACTATTGAAAAAGAAGTAGAGGTTAAAGATTTTGTCTATGCTATCAGCACTGCTAAACGGCAACCTGGTTCCGTAGATATGCCTGAAGCTGACTTTAATTTACATTTTATTTCTAGTAATGGTGATTCAGAAGCTTTTCACCTTTGGATCTCCGAAGCGTATGCAACTGCAACTATAGTGAAAATAAATGAGACAGATATTGCGTATGAGTTAACAGAGAAAAGCAGAAATAAAATTAAATCCATGCTAAGATAGCTTACATAAAGCAAAAAACGGCTATGTTTATCGAAAAAGGATAAACATAGCCGTTTTACTTCATTTTAGGATAGCGGCGGAGGGGATCGAACCCCCGACCTTACGGGTATGAACCGTACGCTCTCGCCAGCTGAGCTACACCGCCACGATATATGTATAAGTACTTCTAAATGAAGTACAGAAATCATCATACAACAGGAAAATTAATCTGTCAATAAGATTTCAGAAGCCGATTTTATGCTAAGTATTTTATAGTTAAGCTGTTTCCTTTTGTAGAATAGTGTAAATTGTCTCAAAAGTCGTCGAACGATTCATCTATTTACTTACTTTCTTTTGACAAAAAGCAAAAAGCATTTGTGCTTTAATGGTACAAAGAAGGGATGGATGATGATGAGCATGTCACTAGATAAGCATCAAAAAAAATTAATGAATGCAGATATTTCTTTAATCACTAGATTACAGCAACGTATATTTCATCAAGCACAATACTGGCTTATTGTAAAAGGTTGGCTCTTTATTTTAATAGGCTTTTTATTAGGACGAGCAGTAATTTTGACGATGGTTTCCCCATTTGCCGTTGCCTTCCTAGCAACAATGTGGATGATGGATAAAGGAAAAGGGAAGAAAGTTCTGTTTGCAACGGTTCTCGGTGGGCTCACATATTCTGTTGAGCAGGGCCTATGGCTATCACTTGTTATGGTTATTTTCCTGTTCTTATTCCATACTTTACAAAGCTTGCGTGTGCAATGGAAATTACCAATGATTGTTTTTGCCTCTACGATAACTTCTCGAATTATTCAATATACACTCACTTCTGAACTGACTACTTATGAATGGATGCTGCTCGGTGTTGAAGGTGTCCTTGCGGTTATTCTTGTATTATTATTTATGCAAAGTATTCCTATTATAGAACCAGATCGTTATCGACCCGCTTTAAAAAATGAAGAAATTATTTGTATGATTATCCTGATTGCTTCAATATTAACGGGAACAATAGGTTGGGCTATTTTTAATGCTTCTATGGAACAAATATTAGCCAGATATTTTGTGTTAATCTTTTCTTATGTTGGCGGAGCGGCAATTGGATCAACAGTAGGTGTCGTAGTTGGATTAATTTTATCACTCGCCAATGTGGCTAATATTTATCAAATGGGCTTGCTTGCATTTTCTGGTTTACTCGGTGGTTTGTTAAAAGAGGGGAAAAAGGTAGGAGTTAGTGTAGGTTTAATTGTTGGAACCTTTCTTGTTGATATGTATGGAGGATCTTCAACATGGCTACAATCTATGACAGAATCCATTTTAGCAATTGGGTTGTTTTGGATAACACCTGTCACATTCCTTCAACAGCTTGCTAAATATATTCCTGGAACAGAAGCATATATGAAAGATCAGCGGCAATATTTACAAAAGGTTCGCGATGTTACAGCAAGGCGAGTAGAACAATTTTCTCAAGTATTCGGTGCACTTTCTAAGAGTTTTTCAGAAACCGAAATCGTTCCACTTGGCGAGGAACAACAAAGACAGGAGACGGATTTCTTCTTAAGTCAGGTAACAGAACGGACATGCCAACGGTGCTTTATGAAGGAACATTGCTGGAAAAATAATTTTCAGCGCACATACAGTACGATGGAAGAAATGAAGGATCAATTGGCGAGTCGTAAACAAATCAATCTCCAATTAAAGCGTGAGTTTGAAAATATTTGTGTTCGCTCGAATAAAGTTATCGACGTAATGAAAGAAGAAATGTCCTTTTTTGATATAAACCAAAAGCTTAAGCAACAGATGATAGAAAGCAAACAAATAGTAGCAGACCAATTACAAGGTGTCTCAGATATTATGGATGATTTTGCAAAGGAAATTGTACAAGAGCGTAAATATCATGAAAAACAGGAAATTGAAATTCTCCTTGCACTAGAGAAACTAGGCTTAGAAATTATTAAATTAGATATTTTCCGTTTGGACAAGGGAAATGTAGATATTGATTTAACCTTATCTGTTTATGATTATCATGGTGAAGGTCCGAAACTAATTGCTCCTTTGTTATCAGATTTATTAAATGAGTTAATTGTTGTTCATGAGGAAAAATTATCACCATATCCAAATGGCTATTGTTATTTATCTTTTCGTTCAGCAAAAGAATATGTCATTAAAACAGGTATTGCAACAGCTGCAAAGGATGGTGGTTTTATATCTGGTGATAGTTTTACGATGATGGAGCTAGGAACAGGGAAATTTGCTATGGCTATTAGTGATGGAATGGGGAATGGCGAACGTGCACGAGAGGAAAGTGAAGAAACATTACGACTGCTTCAACAAATTTTACAAACTGGAATTGCAGAAAAAGTAGCTATTAAAACAATTAATTCTATATTAGCATTGCGTTCAACAGATGAAATTTTTGCGACGCTTGATTTAGTGGTGGTCAACCTACATAATGCCTATGCTCGCTTCCTGAAAATAGGTTCATCACCTAGCATCGTAAAACGTGGTAACGAGATATTCCAAGTAGAAGGACATAATTTGCCAATCGGTATTATTCAAGAAGTAGATGTAGACATCGTAACAAAACAATTAAAAGTCGGAGATTTACTTATCATGATGAGTGATGGCCTGCTAGATGGTTTGATTTATGTTACAAATGCTGATCTTTGGATAAGAAGAAAGCTCCGTGAAATCCAAACAGATCACCCACAAGAAATTGCAGACCTTTTATTAGAAGAAGTGATTAGAGAACGTTCTGGTGTCATTGAAGATGATATGACAGTATTAGTAGCTAAAGTAATGAAAAACACTCCAGAATGGGCAACTATCCCCTTTTATGGAGAAAGGGCACAATAAAATTCCCACAAGAAGAAAGTTTTCCATGAATTACCTCATAATATTTGGCGAGTGACTTTATTTCACATAAAATAGAAGATAAATAAATAAGTGATGAAGAAAGGGGGTTAATAGTGAGACAGAAGGTGCTGCAATTTATGAAACAACACCAGCTACTCAAAAAAGATACAACAGTACTTGTCGGTGTTTCTGGAGGACCAGATTCCATGGCATTGTTACATTTATATAAAAGCTTCAGCAAAGCATGGAATATTCGTCTTATCGCACTTTCTATTGACCATCAGCTTCGGGGGGAAGATTCCATTGCTGATGTAGCATATGTTCGTGCTATTTGTGCAGACTGGGATATCCCATTTGAGGCAGGGACTTTGGATGTTCCTGCTTATCATAAAATGTATAAAGTTAGTACACAAGTAGCAGCACGAACACTGCGCTATCAATTTTTTCTAGAAAAGATGCAGGAATATGATGCAGACTATTTGGCATTAGGGCACCATGGGGATGATCAAGTGGAGACGATTTTGATGAATTTAACTCGCTCATCTAATCCAGCAGCACTTGCAGGAATCCCTGTGAAACGAAGCTTTGCTGATGGAGAAATTGTACGTCCATTATTATGTGTTGAGCGAAAGGAAATTGAGGAATACTGTGCGGCACATCAAATTATACCAAGATTGGATGCTTCGAATGAAGAGGTGACTTATACAAGAAATTATTTTCGGAAATATATATTACCACTATTAAAAGAGAAAAATGAGCGTATACATGTAACAACCCAGCGATTAAGTGAAGCGCTCCAAGAAGATGAAAGCTTTCTAGAAGCAGAAGCAAAAAAGGCAGCAGAAAAGATTATATCAGAGAAAATAAAGGGTGAAAAAGTAACGATAGATAGCATGGAACTGAAAAGTTTTCCCCGTGCTTTACAAAGGCGAATCTATCATCTAATATTAAGCTATCTATATAAAAAAACACCTAAAACTTTGTCTTCTGCGCACGAAGCATCCTTTTTGGATTTATTAACTAAATCAGGTTATCGACAGCTTGATTTCCCTCATGGTTTAAAAATCGAAAAATCATATGATTTTATTCGCTTTTCTTTTAAAAATTCAATGCAGGAAGAAAATGCTTTCCAACAAAAGCTTTTGATTCCAACAGATATCACTCTTCCAGATGGGGCGACATTACAGGTAAAGTATGTAAATGAAATAGATAAGTTAGGGAAACATATTATTTATATTCATCCTGAAGATGTTAGCCTTCCTTTACAGGTCCGTTTCAGACAAACAGGCGACGCAATGAGCTGGAAAGGTTTAAATGGTAGTAGAAAGCTAAAGGATATTTTTATTGATGAAAAAATACCTTTAAAAGAACGCGATAATTGGCCAATTATTACAGATGATTCTGATGAAATTATTTGGTTAGTAGGGAT contains the following coding sequences:
- a CDS encoding septum formation initiator family protein; the protein is MSRKKTVTKIQSDYVKKYDAQQQRQQKKKQRLIRRLVLFSIVVVVAVGVMTMYHMKQRAQYASKQEEYNQLEEQLTVLQEEKNSFLEEIELLNNEDYVLEIARTNYFFSKKGELIFKILDEIPSY
- a CDS encoding S1 domain-containing RNA-binding protein, producing the protein MAIEVGSKVKGKVTGITNFGAFVELDEKTTGLVHISEVADTYVKDINEHLTVGDEVTVKIINVEDDGKIGLSIKKAIEKKPERQQRNPKERTETFEAKMNRFLKDSEDRLASLKKHTESRRGGRGAKRG
- the spoIIE gene encoding stage II sporulation protein E, which translates into the protein MSLDKHQKKLMNADISLITRLQQRIFHQAQYWLIVKGWLFILIGFLLGRAVILTMVSPFAVAFLATMWMMDKGKGKKVLFATVLGGLTYSVEQGLWLSLVMVIFLFLFHTLQSLRVQWKLPMIVFASTITSRIIQYTLTSELTTYEWMLLGVEGVLAVILVLLFMQSIPIIEPDRYRPALKNEEIICMIILIASILTGTIGWAIFNASMEQILARYFVLIFSYVGGAAIGSTVGVVVGLILSLANVANIYQMGLLAFSGLLGGLLKEGKKVGVSVGLIVGTFLVDMYGGSSTWLQSMTESILAIGLFWITPVTFLQQLAKYIPGTEAYMKDQRQYLQKVRDVTARRVEQFSQVFGALSKSFSETEIVPLGEEQQRQETDFFLSQVTERTCQRCFMKEHCWKNNFQRTYSTMEEMKDQLASRKQINLQLKREFENICVRSNKVIDVMKEEMSFFDINQKLKQQMIESKQIVADQLQGVSDIMDDFAKEIVQERKYHEKQEIEILLALEKLGLEIIKLDIFRLDKGNVDIDLTLSVYDYHGEGPKLIAPLLSDLLNELIVVHEEKLSPYPNGYCYLSFRSAKEYVIKTGIATAAKDGGFISGDSFTMMELGTGKFAMAISDGMGNGERAREESEETLRLLQQILQTGIAEKVAIKTINSILALRSTDEIFATLDLVVVNLHNAYARFLKIGSSPSIVKRGNEIFQVEGHNLPIGIIQEVDVDIVTKQLKVGDLLIMMSDGLLDGLIYVTNADLWIRRKLREIQTDHPQEIADLLLEEVIRERSGVIEDDMTVLVAKVMKNTPEWATIPFYGERAQ
- the tilS gene encoding tRNA lysidine(34) synthetase TilS yields the protein MRQKVLQFMKQHQLLKKDTTVLVGVSGGPDSMALLHLYKSFSKAWNIRLIALSIDHQLRGEDSIADVAYVRAICADWDIPFEAGTLDVPAYHKMYKVSTQVAARTLRYQFFLEKMQEYDADYLALGHHGDDQVETILMNLTRSSNPAALAGIPVKRSFADGEIVRPLLCVERKEIEEYCAAHQIIPRLDASNEEVTYTRNYFRKYILPLLKEKNERIHVTTQRLSEALQEDESFLEAEAKKAAEKIISEKIKGEKVTIDSMELKSFPRALQRRIYHLILSYLYKKTPKTLSSAHEASFLDLLTKSGYRQLDFPHGLKIEKSYDFIRFSFKNSMQEENAFQQKLLIPTDITLPDGATLQVKYVNEIDKLGKHIIYIHPEDVSLPLQVRFRQTGDAMSWKGLNGSRKLKDIFIDEKIPLKERDNWPIITDDSDEIIWLVGIKKGKKAIEQQDKRTLFVQLRYEQAACRRKNDA